The nucleotide window GGCCTCGGCCGGTGCCCGCAAGTACGCCGGTGAGGCGTTCCTGCGTCACCTGATCTCGGCGGCCGTGGAAGCCTATCCGCACATCCCGGTGGTGATGCACCAGGATCACGGCCAGTCGCCGGCAGTGTGCATGGCCGCCATCAAGAGCGGTTTCTCGAGCGTGATGATGGACGGCTCGCTCGAAGCCGACGGCAAGTCGGTGGCGAGCTACGAGTACAACGTCGAAGTGTCGAAGAAGGTCGTGGAGTTCTCGCACTACATCGGCGTGACGGTGGAAGCCGAGCTGGGCGTGCTGGGTTCGCTCGAAACGATGAAGGGCGACAAGGAAGACGGTCACGGCGCCGACGGCACGATGACGCGCGAGCAACTGCTGACCGATCCGGATCAGGCCGCCGATTTCGTGCACCAGACCCAATGCGACGCGCTGGCGATCGCCATCGGCACCTCGCACGGCGCCTACAAATTCAGCCGCAAGCCGACCGGCGACATTCTCGCCATCGACCGCATCAAGGAAATCCACCGCCGCATTCCGAACACCCACCTGGTGATGCACGGTTCGTCGTCGGTGCCGCAGGAGCTGCTCGCCGAGATCCGCGAATTCGGCGGCGACATGAAGGAAACGTACGGCGTGCCGGTCGAAGAGATCGTCGAAGGCATCAAGCATGGCGTGCGCAAGATCAACATCGACACCGACA belongs to Pandoraea pnomenusa and includes:
- the fba gene encoding class II fructose-bisphosphate aldolase (catalyzes the reversible aldol condensation of dihydroxyacetonephosphate and glyceraldehyde 3-phosphate in the Calvin cycle, glycolysis, and/or gluconeogenesis); protein product: MPLVSMRQLLDHAAENGYGLPAFNVNNLEQVSAIMAAADEVGAPVIMQASAGARKYAGEAFLRHLISAAVEAYPHIPVVMHQDHGQSPAVCMAAIKSGFSSVMMDGSLEADGKSVASYEYNVEVSKKVVEFSHYIGVTVEAELGVLGSLETMKGDKEDGHGADGTMTREQLLTDPDQAADFVHQTQCDALAIAIGTSHGAYKFSRKPTGDILAIDRIKEIHRRIPNTHLVMHGSSSVPQELLAEIREFGGDMKETYGVPVEEIVEGIKHGVRKINIDTDIRLAMTGAIRRYLFENPSKFDPRDYLKPAREAAKLVCKARYLSFGCEGQAGKIKPIALEKMAEKYKSGDLAQIVK